In Topomyia yanbarensis strain Yona2022 chromosome 2, ASM3024719v1, whole genome shotgun sequence, one DNA window encodes the following:
- the LOC131685249 gene encoding nibrin isoform X1 — translation MWFLQNLNSTTIYYIRPEKAKHTVSRSVGELIIQGDQSISRNHAFLYPEPKTLKVVDAGSRYGTFLNEAIESSKGKIPNDVPIELKEHDRIRFGMCQSVWQVCRVEFTCITSTISVSPPLQEALRKLGGRVDDTFQRDVTRFLIMKSITTTTKLLMCLIAQIPVVKPEYFEKCVSAVETGLPFPDADRFVPEFTESYVSKEGINFTKVPGRASLFTGLVFVFVKAKHMSLYENIINLAGGNCISPQKRKIAKSFFTEPHVIVVQPFTDSMSQPSSQAVEELTQLVTSAGRRLIPDAEIGLAILVCSLEKYCNPLYKFTNILDLETVSFNTHTDILAKNSVDLPEALTPTCTKENISVPETESRDSSQSLNTPKSLSTNTTNYSDQPLKISEVVSEFIKPDEPSTVAPMRKRKRVEPADNLVKEVKKVRTKNVESEVPADLPEQVEISEISANRSSSQSSQMSGFLSVNHDEATTQNPPPAEQPKKRPLQLMLDDNGDDLFNFGETGSKRTKRQPTLAESFSTSQSVRNRSTRNSHTQNTEEDLFSFDEGNSKRSKNKSNLGTSDESSKRSTSVVKSSTATNCSTNSSYKQFIKPIQIPSEGWLSSTFCDLSIKSQHDGTTKIKEEPDGDDLDKKTRVWIDGMEAMFQVRVKAMNLTSHRSGLEGNESRGFKAFVKKYNYKPQQTIVKTKPVCVFDNTQEDHF, via the exons atgTGGTTTCTGCAAAACTTAAACAGTA CCACCATCTACTACATCCGACCAGAAAAGGCCAAACACACGGTTAGCCGTTCGGTGGGTGAACTTATCATCCAGGGTGATCAGTCTATCAGCCGCAATCATGCATTTCTCTATCCGGAACCAAAAACTCTGAAAGTAGTCGATGCCGGGTCACGCTATGGGACGTTTTTGAATGAAGCCATCGAAAGTAGTAAGGGTAAAATTCCGAATGATGTGCCAATTGAGCTGAAGGAACACGACAGGATTCGCTTTGGAATGTGTCAAAGTGTGTGGCAAGTTTGCCGGGTCGAATTTACCTGCATTACATCGACGATCAGTGTCAGTCCACCGCTACAGGAAGCGTTGCGGAAGTTAGGGGGtcgagtggacgacacctttcAGCGGGATGTGACCCGATTTCTAATTATGAAATCAATTACCACTACGACAAAACTGTTGATGTGTTTGATTGCACAGATCCCTGTCGTTAAGCCAGAGTATTTTGAGAAGTGTGTATCCGCTGTTGAAACTGGTTTACCTTTTCCCGATGCGGATCgttttgttccagaattcacaGAATCGTATGTTAGTAAGGAAGGAATTAATTTTACCAAAGTTCCCGGCCGAGCGTCGTTGTTTACCGGattggtgtttgtttttgtgaaagcaAAACATATGAGTCTGTACGAGAACATCATTAATCTCGCGGGTGGCAATTGTATTTCTCCGCAAAAGCGAAAAATTGCCAAATCTTTTTTTACCGAGCCGCATGTTATTGTGGTGCAACCTTTTACGGATTCTATGTCGCAACCTTCATCGCAGGCTGTTGAGGAACTGACGCAACTTGTGACGAGCGCTGGAAGACGGTTGATACCGGATGCAGAAATTGGACTTGCTATTCTGGTTTGTTCCttagaaaaatattgcaatcCATTGTACAAGTTCACAAACATTTTGGATTTGGAGACAGTCTCATTTAACACTCATACTGATATACTAGCAAAAAACAGCGTAGATTTACCGGAAGCGCTAACACCCACATGTACTAAGGAGAATATCTCGGTTCCAGAAACAGAATCGCGCGATAGTTCTCAAAGCCTTAACACTCCCAAAAGTTTGAGCACAAACACGACGAATTACAGCGATCAGCCGCTCAAAATATCGGAGGTCGTTTCGGAGTTTATCAAACCCGATGAACCTTCAACAGTTGCACCTATGAGAAAGCGGAAACGAGTAGAACCCGCGGATAATCTAGTCAAAGAAGTAAAAAAAGTCCGTACTAAAAATGTTGAGTCAGAAGTTCCGGCAGATTTACCGGAGCAGGTCGAAATTTCTGAGATATCTGCTAATCGATCAAGCTCACAGTCATCTCAGATGTCGGGCTTTTTGTCAGTTAATCATGACGAAGCGACAACACAGAACCCGCCGCCAGCAGAGCAACCTAAAAAACGCCCATTGCAGTTAATGCTGGACGACAACGGTGATGATTTGTTCAATTTTGGAGAGACTGGTTCGAAGCGAACCAAACGACAACCAACACTAGCAGAATCGTTCAGCACTTCTCAATCCGTACGAAATCGATCAACTAGAAACAGTCACACTCAGAACACGGAAGAGGACCTATTCTCTTTCGATGAAGGCAATTCAAAAAGGTCGAAAAATAAGTCGAACTTAGGCACCTCTGACGAAAGTTCCAAAAGATCAACCTCAGTGGTGAAAAGTTCAACGGCAACCAATTGCTCCACAAATTCATCCTACAAACAATTCATCAAACCAATCCAAATTCCATCTGAGGGGTGGCTTTCATCTACATTTTGTGATCTTAGCATTAAATCCCAGCATGACGGAACAACCAAGATCAAAGAAGAACCAGATGGCGATGATCTCGACAAAAAAACTCGTGTGTGGATTGATGGAATGGAAGCCATGTTCCAGGTGCGAGTTAAAGCAATGAATTTGACCTCGCATCGGTCGGGTTTGGAGGGTAACGAGAGTCGAGGTTTCAAGGCTTTTGTGAAG AAATATAACTACAAACCACAGCAAACGATAGTGAAGACAAAACCCGTTTGTGTATTTGACAATACCCAAGAAGATCACTTTTGA
- the LOC131685250 gene encoding uncharacterized protein LOC131685250 produces MELWNKRDLAPPVLITFKCKTKHCKEDIRALCTALSTALRYFESLQSFEKAAAYVSRFSIRWNNRFYNMHGFRLLKRLNQALLRFRSVDIVRVLTDLVSMMPDVNYLEKTVDLPTRASLDFLLIRLQGLAKLFFRIVVLSKDAAKYYIRFISACYFFNLSSMFLCLLAEIWYKSRDICQQIGKFYNQLFPLRMLLADDGNEWPSKGAAALPDNLVAWMGDDWTEEIVIREDQSTVLNLRPGTDLFLLLTGEEEDLSSSRKIDARIDSKVSATKDSATSLPRTILMQNIKSDIGEVVVRQTKKPKEKQIDWRPVERLKSKFDVKKFLEEEKQKRKQDLPRALTSKVNSAAFNAFASSMMRESGKMSTGDYVRVFTEELEALVGKKKTSSKKQIKR; encoded by the exons ATGGAATTGTGGAACAAACGAGATTTAGCTCCCCCCGTGCTGATTACGTTTAAGTGCAAGACGAAACACTGTAAAGAAG ATATTCGTGCCCTATGCACGGCTCTATCCACCGCGTTAAGATACTTCGAATCGCTACAATCGTTCGAAAAGGCAGCCGCATACGTTTCCCGTTTTTCGATCCGATGGAACAATCGGTTCTACAATATGCACGGTTTCCGTTTGctcaaacggcttaaccaagcTTTACTTCGCTTTCGCAGTGTGGACATTGTTCGCGTGTTGACCGACCTTGTCAGTATGATGCCCGATGTAAACTATCTGGAGAAAACAGTGGACTTGCCAACGAGAGCCAGCTTGGATTTTCTACTGATACGTCTTCAAGGCCTAGCAAAACTGTTCTTCAGGATTGTTGTTCTATCAAAAGATGCTGCCAAATACTATATAAGATTTATATCGGCGTGTTATTTCTTTAACCTTAGTTCGATGTTTTTGTGCTTGTTAGCGGAAATATGGTACAAATCTAGAGATATATGTCAACAAATAGGGAAATTCTACAATCAGCTGTTTCCGCTTCGAATGTTACTAGCTGATGACGGGAACGAGTGGCCTTCGAAAGGTGCTGCGGCGTTGCCTGATAATTTAGTGGCGTGGATGGGCGATGATTGGACTGAGGAAATTGTGATAAGGGAGGATCAATCGACAGTACTTAATCTGCGGCCTGGTACTGACCTGTTCCTGTTGCTAACTGGCGAGGAAGAGGATCTTTCTAGTAGCAGAAAGATAGATGCTCGCATTGACTCGAAAGTTTCCGCGACGAAGGATTCCGCAACATCGCTTCCCAGGACGATTTTAATGCAAAATATCAAATCTGATATCGGTGAGGTAGTTGTTCGGCAAACAAAGAAACCGAAGGAAAAACAGATCGACTGGCGACCAGTGGAACGTCTGAAATCAAAGTTTGACGTGAAAAAGTTCTTGGAGGAGGAAAAACAAAAACGCAAACAAGATCTGCCACGCGCACTAACCAGTAAAGTGAATTCCGCAGCTTTCAATGCTTTTGCGTCCAGTATGATGAGGGAGAGCGGCAAAATGTCCACTGGGGACTACGTGAGAGTTTTCACGGAAGAGCTAGAAGCTCTAGTGGGTAAAAAGAAAACCAGTTCCAAAAAGCAAATAAAACGATAA
- the LOC131685249 gene encoding nibrin isoform X2 → MWFLQNLNSTTIYYIRPEKAKHTVSRSVGELIIQGDQSISRNHAFLYPEPKTLKVVDAGSRYGTFLNEAIESSKGKIPNDVPIELKEHDRIRFGMCQSVWQVCRVEFTCITSTISVSPPLQEALRKLGGRVDDTFQRDVTRFLIMKSITTTTKLLMCLIAQIPVVKPEYFEKCVSAVETGLPFPDADRFVPEFTESYVSKEGINFTKVPGRASLFTGLVFVFVKAKHMSLYENIINLAGGNCISPQKRKIAKSFFTEPHVIVVQPFTDSMSQPSSQAVEELTQLVTSAGRRLIPDAEIGLAILVCSLEKYCNPLYKFTNILDLETVSFNTHTDILAKNSVDLPEALTPTCTKENISVPETESRDSSQSLNTPKSLSTNTTNYSDQPLKISEVVSEFIKPDEPSTVAPMRKRKRVEPADNLVKEVKKVRTKNVESEVPADLPEQVEISEISANRSSSQSSQMSGFLSVNHDEATTQNPPPAEQPKKRPLQLMLDDNGDDLFNFGETGSKRTKRQPTLAESFSTSQSVRNRSTRNSHTQNTEEDLFSFDEGNSKRSKNKSNLGTSDESSKRSTSVVKSSTATNCSTNSSYKQFIKPIQIPSEGWLSSTFCDLSIKSQHDGTTKIKEEPDGDDLDKKTRVWIDGMEAMFQVRVKAMNLTSHRSGLEGNESRGFKAFVKTRICCLFSSRNITTNHSKR, encoded by the exons atgTGGTTTCTGCAAAACTTAAACAGTA CCACCATCTACTACATCCGACCAGAAAAGGCCAAACACACGGTTAGCCGTTCGGTGGGTGAACTTATCATCCAGGGTGATCAGTCTATCAGCCGCAATCATGCATTTCTCTATCCGGAACCAAAAACTCTGAAAGTAGTCGATGCCGGGTCACGCTATGGGACGTTTTTGAATGAAGCCATCGAAAGTAGTAAGGGTAAAATTCCGAATGATGTGCCAATTGAGCTGAAGGAACACGACAGGATTCGCTTTGGAATGTGTCAAAGTGTGTGGCAAGTTTGCCGGGTCGAATTTACCTGCATTACATCGACGATCAGTGTCAGTCCACCGCTACAGGAAGCGTTGCGGAAGTTAGGGGGtcgagtggacgacacctttcAGCGGGATGTGACCCGATTTCTAATTATGAAATCAATTACCACTACGACAAAACTGTTGATGTGTTTGATTGCACAGATCCCTGTCGTTAAGCCAGAGTATTTTGAGAAGTGTGTATCCGCTGTTGAAACTGGTTTACCTTTTCCCGATGCGGATCgttttgttccagaattcacaGAATCGTATGTTAGTAAGGAAGGAATTAATTTTACCAAAGTTCCCGGCCGAGCGTCGTTGTTTACCGGattggtgtttgtttttgtgaaagcaAAACATATGAGTCTGTACGAGAACATCATTAATCTCGCGGGTGGCAATTGTATTTCTCCGCAAAAGCGAAAAATTGCCAAATCTTTTTTTACCGAGCCGCATGTTATTGTGGTGCAACCTTTTACGGATTCTATGTCGCAACCTTCATCGCAGGCTGTTGAGGAACTGACGCAACTTGTGACGAGCGCTGGAAGACGGTTGATACCGGATGCAGAAATTGGACTTGCTATTCTGGTTTGTTCCttagaaaaatattgcaatcCATTGTACAAGTTCACAAACATTTTGGATTTGGAGACAGTCTCATTTAACACTCATACTGATATACTAGCAAAAAACAGCGTAGATTTACCGGAAGCGCTAACACCCACATGTACTAAGGAGAATATCTCGGTTCCAGAAACAGAATCGCGCGATAGTTCTCAAAGCCTTAACACTCCCAAAAGTTTGAGCACAAACACGACGAATTACAGCGATCAGCCGCTCAAAATATCGGAGGTCGTTTCGGAGTTTATCAAACCCGATGAACCTTCAACAGTTGCACCTATGAGAAAGCGGAAACGAGTAGAACCCGCGGATAATCTAGTCAAAGAAGTAAAAAAAGTCCGTACTAAAAATGTTGAGTCAGAAGTTCCGGCAGATTTACCGGAGCAGGTCGAAATTTCTGAGATATCTGCTAATCGATCAAGCTCACAGTCATCTCAGATGTCGGGCTTTTTGTCAGTTAATCATGACGAAGCGACAACACAGAACCCGCCGCCAGCAGAGCAACCTAAAAAACGCCCATTGCAGTTAATGCTGGACGACAACGGTGATGATTTGTTCAATTTTGGAGAGACTGGTTCGAAGCGAACCAAACGACAACCAACACTAGCAGAATCGTTCAGCACTTCTCAATCCGTACGAAATCGATCAACTAGAAACAGTCACACTCAGAACACGGAAGAGGACCTATTCTCTTTCGATGAAGGCAATTCAAAAAGGTCGAAAAATAAGTCGAACTTAGGCACCTCTGACGAAAGTTCCAAAAGATCAACCTCAGTGGTGAAAAGTTCAACGGCAACCAATTGCTCCACAAATTCATCCTACAAACAATTCATCAAACCAATCCAAATTCCATCTGAGGGGTGGCTTTCATCTACATTTTGTGATCTTAGCATTAAATCCCAGCATGACGGAACAACCAAGATCAAAGAAGAACCAGATGGCGATGATCTCGACAAAAAAACTCGTGTGTGGATTGATGGAATGGAAGCCATGTTCCAGGTGCGAGTTAAAGCAATGAATTTGACCTCGCATCGGTCGGGTTTGGAGGGTAACGAGAGTCGAGGTTTCAAGGCTTTTGTGAAG ACCCGCATTTGTTGTCTTTTCTCTTCCAGAAATATAACTACAAACCACAGCAAACGATAG
- the LOC131685247 gene encoding adrenodoxin-like protein 2, mitochondrial, translated as MFKLITSRATQHIFRKCLVKTSLDEAAGIGSMWHTISLQQARLIQSFSRNLSTSQPKLQTEEVEVTFVRSNGERLKAKGKIGDSLLDVVVNNQIDLDGFGACEGTLTCSTCHLIFSKADYDALPEKPGDEELDMLDLAYELTDTSRLGCQIVLTKQLNGLEVRVPATINDARS; from the exons ATGTTCAAACTGATTACATCACGAGCCACTCAGCATATATTTCGGAAGTGCCTTGTCAAAACCAGTTTGGACGAGGCAGCTGGTATTGGCAGCATGTGGCATACTATTTCTCTCCAGCAAGCACGTTTGATACAAAGTTTTTCCCGAAATTTGTCCACATCGCAGCCTAAACTACAAACCGAGGA AGTGGAAGTCACATTCGTTCGCTCCAACGGAGAGCGACTGAAGGCTAAGGGTAAAATTGGTGACTCTTTACTGGACGTGGTCGTCAATAATCAAATCGACTTGGATGGCTTCGGTGCCTGTGAGGGAACGCTGACCTGCTCCACTTGTCATTTAATTTTCTCCAAGGCGGACTACGACGCCCTGCCGGAGAAACCGGGTGACGAAGAACTGGACATGCTGGATCTAGCCTACGAATTGACCGACACCTCTCGGCTTGGTTGTCAGATTGTGCTGACAAAGCAGTTGAACGGTCTGGAAGTGCGAGTCCCGGCTACAATCAACGATGCACGAAGCTAA
- the LOC131681957 gene encoding zinc finger protein 239-like → MELNVYLAQIKKEPEGASATVRELKIPNKYDSFSPDTVGVCASERQQTSGQTEALNFKQTLPDTVHNETNIIDNIYEDSFGSINAGSKPPILPGPKTQSEDQVGNVSKLRKRSYCANKLFDCEVCGKEFLRKHDLHRHVNTHTSERQYKCEICGREFLQKFHLQNHFTTHTCERPYKCEICGNVFARRDSLVAHKLIHSSDRPHRCEVCGKEFLLRHRLELHSVTHTGERAYKCEICGKEVRQKRYLQQHLNTHTGERPYKCKICAKEFTQQGNLITHMLIHSNERSHKCNVCGREFARKQTLQRHITSHMGGRTHKCDKEFFQKTSLKQHVAIHTD, encoded by the exons ATGGAGTTGAACGTATATTTGGCTCAAATTAAAAAGGAACCTGAAGGAGCCAGTGCTACTGTGCGGGAGCTCAAGATTCCCAATAAGTACGATTCGTTCTCACCAGATACTGTAGGCGTATGTGCATCCGAGCGTCAGCAGACAAGTGGGCAGACTGAGGCTTTGAATTTTAAACAGACTCTTCCTGATACCGTCCATAATGAAACGAATATAATTGATAACATATACGAGGATAGTTTTGGAAG CATTAATGCCGGCAGTAAGCCTCCAATATTACCCGGGCCAAAAACGCAGTCTGAGGATCAGGTAGGCAATGTTTCGAAGTTGCGCAAGCGAAGCTACTGCGCCAATAAGTTGTTCGACTGTGAGGTATGTGGCAAAGAATTCCTTCGAAAGCATGATCTGCATCGGCACGTAAACACTCACACTAGCGAGCGACAGTATAAATGTGAAATTTGTGGCAGAGAATTCCTTCAGAAATTTCACCTGCAAAACCACTTTACCACCCACACTTGCGAGCGCCCCTACAAATGTGAAATATGCGGCAATGTATTTGCCCGGCGGGATAGCTTAGTTGCTCATAAACTCATTCACAGTAGTGATCGACCTCACAGGTGTGAGGTGTGTGGAAAAGAATTCCTGCTAAGACATCGCCTGGAGCTACACAGTGTTACACACACTGGCGAACGAGCATACAAATGTGAAATATGTGGCAAAGAAGTCCGCCAGAAACGTTATCTGCAGCAACACCTCAACACTCATACAGGCGAGCGCCCGTACAAATGTAAAATATGTGCCAAAGAATTTACCCAGCAGGGTAACTTGATCACGCACATGCTCATTCACAGTAATGAACGATCGCATAAGTGCAATGTGTGTGGCAGAGAATTCGCGCGGAAGCAGACGCTACAACGACACATTACCAGTCACATGGGCGGACGAACACATAAATGTGATAAAGAATTCTTTCAGAAGACTAGCCTAAAACAGCACGTTGCTATCCACACTGACTAA